In Musa acuminata AAA Group cultivar baxijiao chromosome BXJ2-8, Cavendish_Baxijiao_AAA, whole genome shotgun sequence, one genomic interval encodes:
- the LOC103995012 gene encoding protein PSK SIMULATOR 2-like, which produces MSTMALDSWLSRVKSAIFTGLESVRSTMNADAADSALDRKRATVGILAFEIAGLMSKLLHLWRSLSDAQLARLRNDTIALPGIRKIVSDDDSFLLGLACAELVESLRLVAESVSMMSQRCVDPALRGFSGGFKEFSDFGHDANRWVMGWKEMESKARKMDRYVASTAALYKEMDQLSETEHSLRKIVHCGGECNRSMSTSRLAMVAEIQQKIFWQKQQVKYLKQTSLWSCTFDAVVSLLGRSAFTVVTRIKHIFRVGSESYPLPRSLSGSAAVYPSSDTVSPPSKFLSGPPLLPSKHEQGGFFETGSSMLVPPPSTLGAAALALLYANLIIVLEKMIRSPRAVGADARNDLYGMLPAGVRCQLRARLRGVGQAVARDVGLAAEWRAALARIAEWLGPVAHDTIRWQGELSFERRSAAAPRANVLLLQTLYFADRAKVEAAVTELLVGLNYLWRFEREMSALAFAADHGALQQ; this is translated from the coding sequence ATGAGTACCATGGCGTTAGACTCATGGCTGAGCAGAGTGAAATCGGCCATCTTCACCGGGCTCGAGTCCGTCCGATCGACCATGAACGCCGACGCCGCCGACTCCGCGCTGGACCGAAAGAGGGCCACCGTTGGCATCCTCGCCTTCGAGATCGCCGGCCTCATGTCTAAGTTGCTCCACCTGTGGCGCTCACTATCCGACGCGCAACTCGCGCGCCTCCGCAACGACACCATCGCACTGCCCGGCATCAGGAAGATCGTCTCCGACGACGACTCGTTCCTCCTCGGCCTCGCGTGCGCTGAGCTGGTCGAGTCGCTCCGCCTCGTCGCCGAATCGGTCTCCATGATGAGCCAGCGATGCGTCGATCCGGCTCTGCGAGGATTTAGCGGAGGATTCAAGGAATTCTCCGACTTTGGCCACGATGCCAATCGGTGGGTCATGGGATGGAAGGAGATGGAGTCGAAGGCCAGGAAAATGGATCGGTACGTGGCGTCGACGGCCGCGCTCTACAAGGAGATGGACCAACTATCAGAGACGGAGCACAGCCTCAGAAAGATCGTGCACTGCGGTGGCGAGTGCAACCGGAGCATGTCGACGAGCAGGCTCGCCATGGTGGCCGAGATCCAGCAGAAGATCTTCTGGCAGAAGCAGCAGGTCAAGTACCTGAAACAAACGTCTCTTTGGAGCTGCACGTTCGACGCCGTGGTGTCGCTTCTGGGCCGGTCCGCATTCACGGTGGTCACCAGAATCAAGCACATCTTCCGCGTCGGCAGCGAGTCGTATCCCTTGCCTCGAAGCCTGTCGGGATCCGCTGCTGTGTACCCGTCCTCCGACACGGTTTCGCCGCCTTCGAAGTTTTTGTCGGGGCCACCGCTGCTCCCGTCGAAGCACGAGCAAGGAGGCTTCTTCGAGACCGGCTCGTCGATGCTGGTGCCGCCGCCGTCGACGCTGGGCGCGGCGGCGCTGGCGCTGCTCTATGCCAACTTGATCATAGTGCTGGAGAAGATGATCCGGTCGCCGAGGGCGGTGGGGGCGGACGCCAGGAACGACCTGTACGGGATGTTGCCGGCGGGCGTGAGGTGTCAGCTGCGGGCGAGGCTGAGGGGGGTGGGGCAGGCAGTGGCGCGGGACGTTGGCCTGGCCGCCGAATGGAGGGCGGCGCTGGCGCGGATCGCAGAGTGGTTGGGGCCGGTGGCGCACGACACCATAAGGTGGCAGGGGGAGCTGAGCTTCGAGCGGCGGAGCGCGGCGGCTCCCAGGGCCAACGTGCTCCTGCTGCAGACGCTCTACTTCGCCGACAGGGCGAAGGTAGAGGCCGCCGTCACGGAGCTGCTGGTGGGGCTCAATTATCTGTGGCGGTTCGAGAGGGAGATGAGCGCCCTGGCGTTTGCCGCAGATCACGGAGCACTCCAACAGTAA